In the Methanobacterium formicicum genome, GTAACATAACTTTTATAATAGAATTATTACAAATATTTTTATTACAGTGTCTATCAATACAATCTTGAGAGGGAATAAAAATGAGCCAATGGAAAGAAGTTAAAAGAGATGAAGAGGAAAAGGAAAAAACCAAATTTTGGGAACCGGAGGTCATCGGAGAAACATTGCAGGGAACCTACATTGATCTGGAAGAAAATGTAGGCCAGTTCAAGAGCAACCTCTACACCATAAGGACCAGTGAAGGAGAGGTTAAGGTTTGGGGCTCCACAGTCCTGGACGGGTTAATGGAAAAGGTGGATATGGGACTGGAAGTCCGTATAACCTTCAATGGCAAACAACCATCCAAGAGTGGTAAAAACCCCTGGAAAGATTTCAAGCTGGAATACCGGGAAAAATAACCTTAAATTTTTAATGGTAATAGAATAATTCACTAGGTAATCAATATTCCTAAAATATCGATTCTAAACTATCCACTAATTAAGTGTAGTACCAATATCCTCAGAGTTTTAGCATGAACCAGCAAGTATTCACCATAGGGCACAGCAATCATCTTTTCAGAGCATTTCTGGAATTAATCCATAAAAATAACGTCAACATGGTGGTGGATGTCCGCACCAGCCCCTACAGCAAGTACTCCCCCCATTTCAATAAAAAACCATTAATGAAGACTCTGGAAGAATCAGAAATAGACTATGTTTATATGGGAAACAAGATCGGTGGAAAACCACGGGATAAGAAGTTCTACCACGAGGACCAGCTCCAGTACCACCTCCTGGAGAAGGATGAAAAGTACCAGAAGGGACTCCAGGAACTGGTGGACCTAATCCCCAATAACACATTGGTGTTGATGTGCAGCGAGGAGAACCCCTATCACTGCCACCGCCACCACCTCATCAGCCAGTCTTTACTTAAAAAGGGGTACAGTATAACCCACATTCGTGGGAACGGTACCCTGGAGAATGTGGCCAATGATTATCAGGCCAGGCTTTTTTAAATTCTGAAAAATTTGATAATCAGACCCTAACTGTTAATTCTTATATGTTTGATAGGACATAATTTATATCACAAATACTTATCCCATGGATTGAGGTTAATAATATGAATACTGTCCTTGAAGTGAGTAAAATTGTTAACATACCTCCAGATGAACTTATAGCCAGGGGTATGCTAGCATTTCTGGAGAAGGAAATCAGACTTTCTGAGCTGGAAATCGCTGATCTTCGTGACAAGTACGATGTTGCTAGCAAAGAAGATTTATATACACTCATTGAATCTAAATCCATCAACAGCCATCCTGCCTGGGAAGACTATATTACCTGGAAAAATAAGGAAAAATACCGGAAAGATCTCGAAGAAAAATTGAAATTAATCCGGTGATTTTTTTTGCTGCAATTATATCTTATTCTTAAGAAAATATCCGAAAACGAATTTAAAGATATTGTGGTCTCCACTCGCCTGTTAGGTGGTAAAACCAGCAATCCCAACAAGTTAAGATTAGATATCTGTGATGGAAACTTTTTTAGATATCTGGCATACTGAAGATGGGGATTATTCATACCACTGGGAACAAAGAGCCCAAAGAGGATTGATAAATCGCTGGGACAATGCACCGGACCACCAACACATTTCTACATTTCCTGATCACTTCCACTCTGGATCTGATGCACATGTTGTTGAAAGTAAATTGGATCCAAATCCTGAAAAAGCCATACGCACTGTTTTGACATTTATCAGGGAAAATTTAGATTGAAACAACCTTTCCCAATCATAACTAGAATCACCATCCACCAGAGTGGAAAATTCTTAATAAACACCGGAGGTAATGTGTTAAGTGAGTGGATTCAGACCGAAAGGTTATATATGACCTCCACCAATGTGGTTATACTGCAGGGGTACCCAAGCGGTCAACGGGGATAGGTTCAGGGCCTATTGGTGTAGGCCTTCAAGGGTTCGAATCCCTTCCCCTGCACTCTAATTTTAATAATTAACTCTTGAAACCATTTCTTTAAATCTTCTATTACGAGTGTCTTTTTTTTTAAAATCCCTTTACCAGGTTAATACCCCTATTTAAATATTAATTAACCTCCGCCTCCGGTTATCTAAAAGCACCTTAACCGATTTATTTATACCATAACGGGCATATATGTGATAAGAAGATTATCATGTTACAACAAGTCCTCGATGCACTGGAAGGTAACCGCACCTTCAGGCGGAAGGTGGAACATATCGAAACCCTCAATGCCCGCCAGGCAGAGTACGGTGAGGTGAAGGGCCTACCATTATCCATCCAGAAGTACCTCCAGGACAGCCGTATTCAACTCTACCAGCACCAGGTTGATGCCACCCAGCTCATCCGGGAAGGGGAGAACGTACTCATAACCACCCCTACGGCTTCCGGTAAAACCCTGGCCTTTAACCTGCCCATCATGGAAACATTGAGTCAAGATGAGGAGGCTACGGCCCTCTACATTTACCCGGCCAAGGCACTGGCCAATGACCAGTTGAGCGTCCTGAAACACCTGGAATCCTCCTGTGGACTGGACTTCAAGCCTAATATCTACGACGGGGACACCCCCAAGAACATCCGCCCCTGGATCAAGGAAAACTCACGCCTCATTCTAACCAATCCCTACATGTTACATCTTATCATGGGCTGGCACCACCAGTGGAGCCGTTTCTACCGCAACCTCAAGTACGTGGTGATTGACGAGGCCCACCACTACCGGGGGGTTTTCGGCTCCAACGTGGCCTTTTTAATCCGAAGGTTAAGACGAATATGTAATCATTACGGTAGTTACCCCCAGTTCATCCTTTCATCGGCTACCCTGGCTAATCCCCAGGAGTTCAGCCGTAACCTGGTGGGTAAAACCTTCCAGGAGGTTAACCATGATACTTCTCCCAGTGGGAAGAAGCATTTCATCTTATACAACCCCTTTGCCAAATGGGGTGATCTTTCCACCCACCAGGAGACCAAGAACCTGTTCCAGCTCATGGTCCTAAACGATCTGCAGACCCTGTGCTTCACGGTTAGCCGGAAGATGGCGGAGATCATCGCCATGTGGACCAAGAGAGAGTTGAATGAAACCAGACCAGACATGGTTAACCGAATAACTGCCTACCGGTCGGGATATCTGGCCGAAGAGAGGAGAAAAATAGAGAAGGGACTAAAGACTGGGTCCCTGGTAGGGGTGACCTGCACCAATGCCCTGGAGCTGGGGGTGGATCTGGGTAGTCTGGACGGGGTGATCATCAGTGGCTACCCCGGAACCATGATCAGCACCTGGCAGCAGGCCGGTAGGGCAGGCCGGGCGGAAAATGAGTCCCTGGTGGTGATGGTGGCCTTTGAAAACGCCCTGGACCAGTACCTCATGAAGCACCCTGAATTCCTCTTTCACAAATCCCATGAAAATGCAGTGATCGACCTCCAGAACCGGAGAATAGTCAACGGACACCTCCTGTGTGCCATAAAAGAGTTACCATTAACTGTGGATGACTTTGAAAGGTACTTCGAGGCGGATTATGATACTTTAGAAGAGATACGTCAGATGGGCCTGGTACAGGAAACTGGACAGGGATTAACCTATGTGGGGCGGAAGGACCCGGCCATGGAAATCAGCCTGGACCAGATATCCAGTGACCACTTCCGCGTCTTCCATAATAAACGTTTGATGGAGACCATGGACCGGCAACATGCCTACAGTGAGGCCCACGAAGGGGCAGTGCTCATAAATCAGGGGGAAACCTACATCGTGGACCAGTTCAACTTCAAAAAACGAACCATCAATGTCAAGAAGATGGATGTGGATTACCATACCCAGGCCCTTCGGAATGTGGAAGTGACCATTGAAAAAGAGCTGAACAACCGGAAAATTGGTAACTTCTCGGTCTCCTTTGGAGAGGTGAAGGTTACCCAGGACTTCTACAAATACAAGGAGATGCTCTACGGTAAGACCCTGGCCACCCATGAACTGGACTTGCCACCCTTAAAGTACCATACCCGGGGCCTGTGGTTCACTGTACCGGGAATGGTGGCTGATTCACTGGAGAACATATTCACCAAGAAGGACGCCTACGCTGGTAGCCTGCACGGTGCAGAACACGCCCTTATCTCCATGTTCCCCCTGCTGGTATTATGTGACCGGTTTGATATAGGGGGATTATCCACCAACTACCACCCACAAACCGGGAAAGCAACTATCTTCATCTACGATGCCTACGAAGGGGGAATTGGACTGGCAGAAAAGGCAGTAGAGGTCATGGATAAACTGGTGGAGGTCACCCGGGACATGGTTAAAAGCTGCCAGTGCCGTAAAGGATGCCCCACCTGCATCTACTCCCCTAAATGTGGTAACGATAACAAGCCCCTCCATAAAAGTGGGACCATATTCCTTTTAGAATCTATAATGAAAATGATGGAAGGTGAAACCATGGAATTCCCCACACACCTGACAACTGATCATCACGAGATCTCCAGTCCACCTTCAAAAACATCGATGGTGGGTGCAGAGGGTTACCATGAATTTGAAAATCCCCAGAATCTCACCCAAAAGGGTGAATCCTTCTACCTCAATGGTAACTACCCACAAGCACTTTCCTGTTTCCAGAAGGCCCTGCAGATGGATGAAAATCAACTTTCAGCCTGGAAGTACCAGGGCATGATAGAGCAGCAGCAGGACCATCAACCAGAAGCATTGAAATCCCTTAAAAGAGCCCTGCAGATAGACCCGGATAACCCGGAAACCATCTATTACCTGGCAGTTTCCCTCTATAAAACTGGTAACCATAAGGAATGCCGGGATCTTGCGGAAAAACTCACCAGGTTAAGGGGTGACTGGGATGATGCCTGGTGTGTTCTGGGCATGGCTCGACAGGCCCTTAATGAGAATGAAAAAGCTATTCAAGCTTACCATAAGGCTCTTGAGATTAATCCCTTAAATGAGGAGGCTGGAGATAATTTAAAGGAACTTTTGGAAGATTAATGGACTAAATTTATAGATTAATGGACTAATTTATTATATGTCCTGAAGCCACTAGCACCCGAAAAGATTTTCCCCTGCTTAAAATCATGCTTAGGGAATATAAATTAATGTTGTTTACCATGAACTTCTTAAAACTAGAAAATTGTGATTTATACTACCAGGAGACGGGTAGCGGTGATCCTGTTGTATTGATACACGGAATGGGTAGTGACCATACTGCCTGGGGAGGTCTGGTT is a window encoding:
- a CDS encoding DUF488 family protein → MNQQVFTIGHSNHLFRAFLELIHKNNVNMVVDVRTSPYSKYSPHFNKKPLMKTLEESEIDYVYMGNKIGGKPRDKKFYHEDQLQYHLLEKDEKYQKGLQELVDLIPNNTLVLMCSEENPYHCHRHHLISQSLLKKGYSITHIRGNGTLENVANDYQARLF
- a CDS encoding toxin-antitoxin system TumE family protein, coding for METFLDIWHTEDGDYSYHWEQRAQRGLINRWDNAPDHQHISTFPDHFHSGSDAHVVESKLDPNPEKAIRTVLTFIRENLD
- a CDS encoding DEAD/DEAH box helicase, translating into MLQQVLDALEGNRTFRRKVEHIETLNARQAEYGEVKGLPLSIQKYLQDSRIQLYQHQVDATQLIREGENVLITTPTASGKTLAFNLPIMETLSQDEEATALYIYPAKALANDQLSVLKHLESSCGLDFKPNIYDGDTPKNIRPWIKENSRLILTNPYMLHLIMGWHHQWSRFYRNLKYVVIDEAHHYRGVFGSNVAFLIRRLRRICNHYGSYPQFILSSATLANPQEFSRNLVGKTFQEVNHDTSPSGKKHFILYNPFAKWGDLSTHQETKNLFQLMVLNDLQTLCFTVSRKMAEIIAMWTKRELNETRPDMVNRITAYRSGYLAEERRKIEKGLKTGSLVGVTCTNALELGVDLGSLDGVIISGYPGTMISTWQQAGRAGRAENESLVVMVAFENALDQYLMKHPEFLFHKSHENAVIDLQNRRIVNGHLLCAIKELPLTVDDFERYFEADYDTLEEIRQMGLVQETGQGLTYVGRKDPAMEISLDQISSDHFRVFHNKRLMETMDRQHAYSEAHEGAVLINQGETYIVDQFNFKKRTINVKKMDVDYHTQALRNVEVTIEKELNNRKIGNFSVSFGEVKVTQDFYKYKEMLYGKTLATHELDLPPLKYHTRGLWFTVPGMVADSLENIFTKKDAYAGSLHGAEHALISMFPLLVLCDRFDIGGLSTNYHPQTGKATIFIYDAYEGGIGLAEKAVEVMDKLVEVTRDMVKSCQCRKGCPTCIYSPKCGNDNKPLHKSGTIFLLESIMKMMEGETMEFPTHLTTDHHEISSPPSKTSMVGAEGYHEFENPQNLTQKGESFYLNGNYPQALSCFQKALQMDENQLSAWKYQGMIEQQQDHQPEALKSLKRALQIDPDNPETIYYLAVSLYKTGNHKECRDLAEKLTRLRGDWDDAWCVLGMARQALNENEKAIQAYHKALEINPLNEEAGDNLKELLED